One genomic window of Spartobacteria bacterium includes the following:
- a CDS encoding type II toxin-antitoxin system RelE/ParE family toxin, which yields MIESFKCKETEKIFARQYSKKLPTNIQQIAFRKLRMLNRSSTIQDLRVPPANRLEALSGRRNGQHSIRINDQWRICFNWIQGNAHDVEIVDYH from the coding sequence ATGATTGAGAGCTTCAAATGTAAAGAAACAGAGAAGATATTTGCTCGGCAGTATTCGAAAAAGTTACCGACAAATATCCAGCAGATTGCTTTTAGGAAGCTAAGGATGCTGAATCGAAGTTCGACAATTCAAGACCTAAGAGTGCCACCGGCCAATAGGCTTGAAGCTTTATCAGGAAGAAGAAATGGCCAACATAGCATCCGGATTAATGATCAGTGGAGAATCTGTTTTAACTGGATACAAGGGAATGCGCATGATGTCGAAATTGTTGACTATCATTGA
- the higA gene encoding addiction module antidote protein, HigA family, translated as MKEIQAIHPGEILFEEFLEPMNISQNKLGRDLGVSPRRINEIIHGKRSITADTALRLSVYFGNSAYFWLGLQMDYDLDIAEDTISEKIHNEVHQLALV; from the coding sequence ATGAAAGAAATACAAGCCATACATCCGGGAGAAATTCTTTTTGAAGAATTTCTTGAACCTATGAACATCAGCCAAAATAAACTTGGGCGTGATTTGGGCGTTTCTCCTCGTAGAATTAACGAAATCATTCATGGAAAAAGAAGTATCACAGCAGATACCGCGCTACGACTATCTGTCTATTTTGGAAATTCCGCCTATTTCTGGCTCGGACTTCAAATGGATTACGATCTTGATATAGCCGAAGATACCATCTCGGAAAAAATTCACAATGAAGTGCATCAGCTGGCTCTCGTTTAA
- a CDS encoding DUF2283 domain-containing protein codes for MRVKLDKESDTLYFRLDENDRVVGVEFLGVSTRATKDELSTMQFQMA; via the coding sequence ATGAGAGTAAAATTGGATAAAGAAAGTGATACGCTATATTTTCGTCTGGATGAAAATGATCGAGTTGTGGGTGTCGAGTTCCTCGGTGTTTCGACTCGCGCCACAAAGGATGAACTTTCTACAATGCAGTTTCAAATGGCATAG